The DNA segment GGCCAGGGCGGCGTCAGCTCCATCAGCGACGGCCTCCGTCTCAATACCGCGCTGACGGAACACAGCAGCGAGCTGGCCGCCAGTGGACGATTGTTCTTCCAGACCCATACCCTCCCCGCCTCACTGCCGGAAACGTTACCTGGCAACAGCCCGGACAACACCATCCTCGCCACTGCCCTGGCGCTGCAAAATGGCGGAGACCATAGCCGCGTCACCCTAGTATCCAAGGACATCAACCTACGCATCAAAGCCAGCGTGGTCGGCGTCCATGCAGAGGACTATCACAACGACCAGGTCCTAGACGACGTCAACTTGCTGTATAGCGGCATGACCGAGTTGCCGGAGGATTTCTGGGAACACCACAGCAAAGACATGGAATCCTGGCAGGAAAACGGCCGCACCTTCTACCGCATGCGCGGGCCCCTGATCCAGGGTTGGCAACCCAACGAATGCCTGAGGCAACCCGGTGAAGCCGGCTTTTCCGCCCTCGTGCGTGAAGTCGCAGCGGATCACGCCCTAATCGAGACCGTGACGGATTACACCTCGCCTCGACACGGCGTTTGGGGTATCCATGCACGCAATCCTGAGCAAAACTTCGCGCTCAATCTCCTGCTCGACCCAGAGGTGGATTTCGTCACCCTAGTAGGTGCCGCCGGCACCGGCAAGACGCTGTTGACACTCGCTGCCGGTCTCGTCCAGACCATGGAGGAGAATCGCTACAAGGAA comes from the Acidihalobacter yilgarnensis genome and includes:
- a CDS encoding PhoH family protein translates to MAPARPKKRLFVLDTNVLMHDPSALFRFQEHDIYLPMVVLEELDRAKKGVSEVARNVRQVSRFLDEIMGQGGVSSISDGLRLNTALTEHSSELAASGRLFFQTHTLPASLPETLPGNSPDNTILATALALQNGGDHSRVTLVSKDINLRIKASVVGVHAEDYHNDQVLDDVNLLYSGMTELPEDFWEHHSKDMESWQENGRTFYRMRGPLIQGWQPNECLRQPGEAGFSALVREVAADHALIETVTDYTSPRHGVWGIHARNPEQNFALNLLLDPEVDFVTLVGAAGTGKTLLTLAAGLVQTMEENRYKEIIMTRVTVPVGEDIGFLPGTEEEKMTPWMGALMDNLEVLNKTEAGGDWGREATNDLLRNRIKIRSLNFMRGRTFLNRFLIIDEAQNLTSKQMKTLITRAGPGTKVICLGNVAQIDTPYLTETTSGLTYVVDRFKGWAHSGHIILRRGERSRLADFASEAL